A single genomic interval of Arachis duranensis cultivar V14167 chromosome 7, aradu.V14167.gnm2.J7QH, whole genome shotgun sequence harbors:
- the LOC107496551 gene encoding zinc finger BED domain-containing protein RICESLEEPER 1 — MDLSDAVIVKSSRLKSVVWNDFDRIKKGDTCVAVCRHCKRKLSGSSSSGTSHLRNHLIRCQRRSSHGIAQYVTAKEKRKDTTVTVANFNFDNKDHKKDDPLSFVNVKLDQEQLKDENVNAGNCNFDQRRSRFDLARMIILHGYPLAMVEHVGFRVFVKNLQPLFELVTMNRVEADCIEIYDKEKQKVNEMLDKLRGKISLGADVWTTSNGSEFLCSTANYIDESWLLRRRILNFVAIDPSHTEDMLSATIMTCLMDWDIDRKLFSVVLDSTAGNDVAIRIGERLSQNRFLYCNGQLFDIRCAASVLHVMVQHALVAISELISKVRESIRYVRSSQTVQAKFDGMAKEVGIRSQKCLTVDNPFQWNTTHSMLEAVLEFKDVFILLQENDDGCTVSLSDVEWDRVSAITNYLKLFVEVTNVFTRSKYPTANIYFPELCDVKLHLIEWCNNSDEYISSLALRMRSKFDEYWEKCSLGLAVAAMLDPRFKMKLVEYYYPQIYGSTSSARINEVLDSVKALYNEHSICSPLAFHDEGLPWQVGSVRLSLPTSAKDSRDRLMGFDKFLNETSQGEGMKSDLDKYLEEPLFPRNVDFSILNWWKVHTPRYPVLSMMARNMLGIPMSKVPPELAFNTDGRVLDRDWSSLNPATIQALVCSQDWIRNELEN, encoded by the coding sequence ATGGATTTGTCGGATGCTGTAATTGTCAAATCCAGTAGGTTGAAGTCTGTTGTATGGAATGATTTTGATAGAATTAAGAAAGGAGACACCTGTGTGGCAGTTTGTAGGCATTGTAAAAGGAAATTGAGTGGATCAAGTTCGAGTGGAACATCGCATTTGAGGAACCATTTAATCAGGTGTCAGAGAAGGTCTAGCCATGGCATAGCTCAATATGTTACAgctaaagaaaagagaaaggacACAACTGTCACTGTTGCAAACTTCAACTTTGATAATAAAGATCACAAAAAAGATGACCCCCTTAGCTTCGTCAATGTTAAACTGGACCAGGAGCAGTTGAAAGATGAAAATGTGAATGCTGGAAACTGTAACTTCGATCAAAGGCGGAGTCGATTTGATCTTGCTCGAATGATTATTCTACATGGATATCCGTTGGCTATGGTTGAACATGTGGGTTTTAGAGTATTTGTAAAAAATCTACAGCCTTTGTTTGAGCTTGTGACGATGAATAGGGTTGAGGCAGATTGTATTGAGATTTATGACAAAGAGAAACAGAAGGTGAATGAGATGTTGGATAAATTACGTGGGAAAATCAGCCTTGGTGCCGATGTGTGGACTACATCGAATGGTTCTGAATTTTTATGCTCGACTGCAAATTACATAGATGAATCATGGTTGTTAAGGAGGaggattttaaattttgtcGCAATTGATCCTTCCCATACTGAAGACATGCTTTCGGCTACTATCATGACTTGTCTGATGGACTGGGATATTGACCGGAAGCTGTTCTCCGTTGTCTTGGATAGTACTGCCGGCAATGACGTTGCAATAAGAATTGGGGAAAGACTTTCGCAAAACAGGTTTCTTTATTGTAATGGTCAATTATTTGATATACGCTGTGCTGCGAGTGTTCTACATGTCATGGTTCAGCATGCTCTGGTAGCTATTAGTGAATTAATCAGCAAGGTCAGAGAAAGTATTCGTTATGTTAGAAGTTCACAGACAGTACAAGCAAAGTTCGACGGGATGGCCAAAGAAGTCGGGATTAGGAGTCAAAAATGCCTAACTGTAGATAATCCATTCCAATGGAATACCACACATTCAATGCTTGAAGCTGTCTTAGAATTCAAGGAtgtttttattcttttgcaGGAAAATGATGATGGCTGCACAGTCAGCTTATCTGATGTAGAGTGGGACAGAGTCTCTGCCATTACTAACTACTTGAAACTTTTTGTGGAGGTTACAAATGTTTTCACCAGGAGCAAGTATCCAACTGCAAACATATATTTTCCTGAACTATGTGATGTCAAGTTGCATCTGATTGAATGGTGCAACAATTCTGATGAATATATTAGTTCTTTGGCATTAAGAATGCGGAGCAAGTTTGATGAATATTGGGAGAAATGTAGCTTAGGTTTGGCAGTTGCAGCCATGTTAGATCCGAGATTCAAGATGAAATTGGTAGAATATTACTATCCACAAATCTATGGTAGCACTTCTTCAGCTCGCATCAACGAGGTTCTTGACAGCGTGAAGGCTCTATACAATGAACATTCAATATGCTCGCCACTAGCTTTTCATGATGAGGGTCTGCCGTGGCAAGTTGGCAGTGTTCGACTTTCCTTACCGACTTCTGCAAAGGACTCTAGGGATAGACTCATGGGATTTGATAAATTTCTCAATGAAACTTCCCAGGGCGAAGGCATGAAATCCGATCTAGACAAGTACCTAGAAGAGCCTCTCTTTCCACGCAATGTTGATTTCAGCATATTGAATTGGTGGAAAGTTCACACTCCCAGGTATCCTGTATTATCCATGATGGCAAGAAACATGCTAGGAATTCCGATGTCAAAAGTTCCGCCGGAGTTGGCCTTCAACACCGATGGAAGGGTTCTTGATCGCGATTGGAGTTCGCTTAATCCTGCTACTATCCAAGCATTGGTTTGTTCACAAGATTGGATAAGGAATGAATTAGAAAATTAA